From Hippoglossus stenolepis isolate QCI-W04-F060 chromosome 4, HSTE1.2, whole genome shotgun sequence, a single genomic window includes:
- the serpinf2b gene encoding serpin peptidase inhibitor, clade F (alpha-2 antiplasmin, pigment epithelium derived factor), member 2b produces MDLRLTLLLIYVCSQGVTRNEATEDVSVPLVPLIPLLPSHPIENVDNESTAQPEIADTTKATVIATTSSPNRDSSEEMQEEGCQTIGRSQESREAIAASIQRLGVQLLQNLQTTPEQPNVIISPFSISLALAQLALGAVNGTEELLMHHLHQNTLACYHHSMHHVLEQLRNNDLQIATRIFLRQGFEPKQDFVNESKRLYDSDPAVLESLEQINEWVEKATQGKMTDFLSALPPNVLLMLINAVHFKGEWQARFDPRFTTRGVFYLDEKRMVDVEVMEDAKHPLSFFIDNELEAQVARFPFQKSMSLLVVMPLSGQVNVSSLSPKLNISSLYERLPKERAVQVKVPKFKLDYGQDLQEVFTKLGLGELFSGPNLSDMAEGTLLVSSIIHKSSMEINEEGAEAAAATAVVISRASNPVFHLTQPFFFAIMDDTTQVPIFMGTINNPNPGGPVLQRGEAGNTDKVGFPIDKNQEGSLGGPPK; encoded by the exons ATGGACCTCCGTCTGACACTCCTGTTGATCTATGTCTGCAGCCAAGGAGTCACT AGAAACGAGGCGACCGAAGATGTGTCAGTCCCCCTGGTGCCTCTAATTCCTTTACTGCCAAGTCACCCTATAGAG AACGTAGATAATGAAAGTACAGCACAACCAGAAATCGCAGATACCACAAAAGCAACAGTAATTGCGACAACTAGTTCGCCCAACAGGGACTCGTCAGAAGAAATGCAAGAAGAGGGCTGTCAGACCATCGGCCGGAGCCAGGAGTCGAGGGAGGCCATTGCTGCTTCCATTCAGAGACTGGGTgtacagctgctgcagaacctGCAGACGACGCCAGAGCAGCCAAATGTCATCATATCTCCTTTCAGCATATCACTAGCCCTGGCCCAGCTGGCTTTAG GTGCAGTAAATGggacagaggagctgctgatgcATCATCTCCACCAAAACACTCTCGCCTGCTACCACCACTCTATGCATCACGTCTTAGAGCAGCTCAGAAACAACGACCTGCAAATTGCCACACGCATCTTCCTGCGCCAAG ggTTTGAGCCAAAGCAAGACTTCGTGAACGAGTCCAAGCGGTTATACGACTCGGATCCAGCTGTGTTGGAGAGCTTGGAGCAGATCAATGAGTGGGTGGAGAAGGCAACACAAGGAAAGAtgactgacttcctgtctgctttACCACCCAATGTGCTCCTCATGCTGATCAATGCTGTCCATTTCAAAG GGGAATGGCAAGCACGATTTGACCCGCGCTTCACCACCAGAGGCGTCTTCTACCTTGACGAGAAGCGCATGGTTGACGTTGAAGTGATGGAGGATGCcaaacaccctttgagtttttttattgataatgaACTGGAGGCTCAG GTGGCGAGATTCCCATTCCAGAAGTCCATGAGCCTGTTGGTGGTCATGCCTTTGTCCGGCCAAGTAAATGTGTCTTCGCTTAGCCCAAAACTCAATATCTCGAGCCTGTATGAGCGTCTGCCTAAGGAGAGGGCAGTTCAAGTTAAAGTCCCTAAATTCAAACTGGACTATGGTCAAGACTTACAGGAGGTTTTTACCAAACTTG GCCTGGGAGAACTGTTCTCCGGTCCCAACTTGTCTGATATGGCAGAGGGCACCCTGCTGGTGTCCAGCATCATACACAAGTCAAGCATGGAGATAAATGAGGAGGGtgcagaggctgctgcagcCACCGCCGTGGTCATCTCCCGTGCGTCCAACCCCGTTTTCCACCTCACCCAACCCTTCTTCTTTGCCATCATGGACGATACGACTCAAGTACCGATCTTCATGGGCACCATCAACAACCCCAACCCCGGAGGTCCTGTCTtgcagagaggagaagctggaaacacAGATAAAGTGGGATTCCCAATCGATAAGAATCAGGAGGGCTCACTCGGAGGCCCACCTAAGTAG